One genomic segment of Sanyastnella coralliicola includes these proteins:
- a CDS encoding alpha-ketoacid dehydrogenase subunit alpha/beta, giving the protein MEERTEVNTANESKISADTLLKAYRLMSTARAMSDLYEENAKMTAKYVHATSRGHEAIQLACGLQLGAQDYLSAYYRDDSILLGIGMTPYELMLQLMAKRDDPFSGGRTYYSHPSLNREGMPKIPHQSSATGMQAIPSTGVAMGIQYLEEQGIKVVDGDKPVVVCSIGDAAMTEGEVAEAFHMASLKQYPIVYLVQDNEWDISANAEEIRFGDATVFAKAFPGIEVRSIDGADFMKSFETMQEVIELARTERRPFMVHASVPLLGHHTSGVRREWYRDDLDEHGKRDPYPRFKKELIELGFESAQLESIESEARELVESDFKRAQEAEDPRPEDLLSHVWAPTPVTEEKGERSPAGKEPTLMVDCALFAVQEIMEDHPESLLYGQDVGGRLGGVFREAATLAQKFGDERVFNTPIQEAYIIGSTVGMSAAGARPIVEVQFADYIWPGLNQLFTEASRSYYLSNGQWPVYSVIRVPIGAYGSGGPYHSSSVESVLSNIRGVKVCYPSTGADLKGLLKAAYLDPNPVVMLEHKGLYWSKIPGTEDAKSVEPARDYVIPIGKGRVVQEATSDDTKVSIITYGMGVYWSQTAAKQFPGQVEIIDLRSINPLDEELIFSSVQKNNRCIVVTEEPVGNSFAQSIAGKISEKCFASLDAPVMTVGAVETPAIPLNSILESTMLPNADKVAAKIEEVLNW; this is encoded by the coding sequence ATGGAAGAGCGCACAGAAGTCAACACCGCGAACGAATCTAAAATCAGTGCAGATACGCTACTCAAAGCTTATCGACTTATGTCGACAGCAAGAGCGATGTCGGACCTTTACGAGGAAAACGCGAAGATGACAGCCAAGTATGTTCACGCCACTTCGCGCGGACATGAGGCTATTCAGTTGGCATGTGGACTTCAACTCGGAGCGCAAGATTACTTGAGCGCTTATTACCGCGATGACAGTATCCTTCTCGGGATTGGTATGACTCCGTATGAGTTGATGCTTCAGCTCATGGCCAAAAGAGATGATCCATTCTCTGGCGGACGTACCTACTACAGTCACCCAAGTTTGAACCGTGAAGGGATGCCTAAAATCCCTCACCAATCTTCTGCTACGGGTATGCAGGCCATTCCTTCTACAGGAGTTGCTATGGGTATTCAGTATTTAGAGGAACAGGGAATCAAGGTTGTTGACGGCGACAAGCCGGTTGTTGTATGTTCGATTGGTGATGCCGCGATGACTGAAGGTGAAGTCGCAGAGGCCTTTCACATGGCCTCGTTGAAGCAGTATCCAATTGTTTACTTGGTTCAAGATAACGAGTGGGATATTAGCGCTAACGCGGAAGAAATCAGATTTGGAGATGCTACGGTGTTCGCCAAGGCCTTCCCTGGTATTGAAGTGCGTTCTATTGATGGCGCCGACTTCATGAAGTCGTTTGAAACCATGCAAGAAGTCATAGAACTTGCGCGCACTGAACGCCGACCGTTCATGGTGCATGCCTCTGTTCCACTTCTTGGTCACCACACTTCAGGTGTGCGAAGAGAATGGTATCGCGATGACCTCGACGAACATGGAAAGCGTGACCCTTACCCAAGATTTAAGAAAGAATTGATCGAGCTCGGATTTGAAAGTGCCCAGCTCGAAAGCATAGAATCCGAAGCCCGTGAACTCGTTGAATCAGATTTCAAACGAGCGCAAGAGGCCGAGGACCCTCGTCCGGAAGACCTACTGTCACATGTGTGGGCACCGACTCCAGTAACTGAAGAAAAAGGAGAACGCTCTCCTGCAGGTAAAGAGCCCACCTTGATGGTAGACTGTGCACTCTTTGCAGTACAAGAGATCATGGAGGATCATCCTGAGAGCTTGCTCTATGGTCAAGACGTTGGTGGTAGACTGGGTGGTGTATTCCGCGAGGCAGCTACGCTAGCACAAAAATTTGGTGATGAGCGCGTATTCAACACGCCCATCCAAGAAGCATATATCATTGGATCAACCGTAGGTATGAGCGCTGCTGGTGCCCGTCCTATCGTTGAAGTACAGTTTGCTGACTATATCTGGCCAGGATTGAACCAACTCTTCACGGAAGCAAGTCGTTCGTACTATCTCTCGAATGGACAATGGCCTGTGTACTCAGTGATCCGTGTCCCTATTGGGGCCTACGGAAGTGGGGGGCCATACCACAGCTCAAGTGTAGAGTCAGTACTGTCGAATATCCGAGGAGTCAAAGTTTGTTACCCATCAACGGGAGCTGACCTGAAAGGCTTGCTGAAGGCAGCATACCTGGACCCTAATCCAGTAGTCATGCTAGAACATAAAGGTCTGTACTGGTCAAAAATTCCAGGAACGGAGGATGCAAAGAGCGTAGAGCCTGCACGTGACTACGTTATTCCAATCGGAAAAGGACGCGTGGTTCAAGAGGCTACTTCAGACGATACTAAAGTAAGCATCATCACCTATGGTATGGGAGTTTACTGGAGTCAGACTGCAGCTAAGCAGTTCCCTGGTCAAGTTGAAATCATTGACTTACGCAGTATCAACCCTCTTGATGAGGAGCTCATCTTCAGCAGTGTTCAAAAGAACAATCGCTGTATCGTAGTGACAGAAGAGCCTGTTGGTAATAGCTTCGCGCAATCCATTGCCGGGAAGATCTCAGAAAAGTGTTTCGCTTCTCTTGACGCTCCAGTGATGACTGTTGGGGCTGTGGAAACACCAGCTATTCCGTTGAACAGCATTCTGGAATCAACGATGCTTCCAAATGCAGATAAAGTAGCTGCGAAGATCGAAGAGGTCTTAAACTGGTGA